A region of the Ochotona princeps isolate mOchPri1 chromosome 9, mOchPri1.hap1, whole genome shotgun sequence genome:
TagtggaaacaaatatttgaaaatcaaagtgtaacgtaaatctttcaaagaaagtaATATCTTTGAGTAGAAAGCAGATAAATGCAAGGTTTCAAAACAAATCTAGAAGAAAAGGATGATATGGAGACTTAACGCTGCAATTCAGGTAAAAGGTCATAATCATGAATACCGTACGAAATGAAAACCAGGACCATTCGAATTTATACCTAAGACAATCATGGAAAATTAATTCTCTTGACTAATTTTGAAGTTCATAGaatttgaatcagctcagtcaacatacacacaaacacatgaaaagTACATGGAAACATTTTAGTCTAGCTTTCCCCCTAATGTTTCTTGGTAGCTGTCTAGTCTGTACAATCTAACCACACTTGTTTTTTTCAAAGGACTGAAATTCAGCTTACTGAGTGTGCAGAACAGTCTCATTGGCTTTAATCCCATCAAAACATTTATGGTATTTTTCAAGGACTACTTTAGGGTCAGATAATTCTATTATCTAAAATTCGTGAAATCTTTCAAATATCTCAAAAACTACAATGGATATGTGATCACATCAATTTAAAACACTTAATAACGCTCTAAGGGTCATACACGGAAGTCAGATATCAAAAATCATGAGGAAGAGGAACCAAACCCGTCATTTCTCACGCTGGGAGATACACAAATCCTGGAGCAGCGTGCAATCTACAAGGGGTCAGTGAAACTCTCCAATCCACAGTAGATTCCACCATACTCTACCCATTATCTGCATCTGTCAGGGAGCAACTCCTTGCCATCGGCAGCCCGGGTGGCGCTCTccgttcccccccccccccccgccccgactCAGCCAGAGGGAGGAATTAGAGTGGACACTTGGACGAGCCAAGAAGCCCGCTCGGGTCGCTGCCACCTCCCCGCAGCGCCGCGTCCAGCTCGCTTACCTTGACCGGGTGCAAGTAACCATCGCCACGCAAGGCGCCCAGCCCGGGGTCGGCCGGCGAGTCAGCGTCGTCCTGCAGGCTGCGGGTGAGGTGCGCAATGTAGGTGGTGGCCAGCAGCAGCACGTCCAGCTTGGACAGCTTGGTGTCGGGCGGCACCGACGGCAGTGTGCGCTGCAGCTCCAGGAAGGCGTGCCGCAGGGTCTGCACCCGGCTGCGCTCCCGCGCCGCGTTGGCCGCCGCCGGCCGGCCGCCCCCCGAGCGCACGCCGCCCC
Encoded here:
- the TCF24 gene encoding transcription factor 24; this translates as MERGRPAGSSLSADAQPVPPAADPGEPSPGRAGLGSTGPGGGVRSGGGRPAAANAARERSRVQTLRHAFLELQRTLPSVPPDTKLSKLDVLLLATTYIAHLTRSLQDDADSPADPGLGALRGDGYLHPVKKWPMRSRLYIGATGQFLKNSVPGEKASHTDSPTDSQP